Proteins from a single region of Bdellovibrio bacteriovorus:
- a CDS encoding dienelactone hydrolase family protein, translating to MKALWKTTTLVLATIFSATAAHAAIKSEAVEYKDGKTVLEGYIVYDDSWTTPRPAVMIVHQWMGLTDHEKQSAEKLANQGYVAFAIDLYGKGNRPGNMAEAGGLAGTFKSNRQMFRDREKAAFEFLKKNKKVDSKKVVIAGYCLGGTGALEAARGGIPVVGAVSFHGGLSADKPEKTKNLKAKLLVLHGAVDPNVPPKEVEGFMKEMNDAKADYQFIAYSGAVHAFTQKESGNDPSKGAAYNEAADRRSWVAFMDFLDEVIPVAK from the coding sequence ATGAAAGCTTTATGGAAAACCACCACCCTTGTTTTGGCCACAATTTTTTCTGCGACGGCAGCCCATGCGGCGATTAAGTCTGAAGCGGTTGAGTATAAAGACGGCAAAACGGTGCTTGAAGGCTACATAGTCTATGACGATTCTTGGACGACCCCAAGACCGGCCGTTATGATTGTGCACCAGTGGATGGGTTTGACGGACCATGAAAAACAATCGGCGGAAAAATTGGCGAACCAAGGGTATGTGGCGTTTGCCATTGATCTTTATGGCAAAGGCAATCGCCCCGGAAATATGGCCGAAGCCGGGGGACTGGCTGGCACCTTTAAAAGCAATCGCCAAATGTTCCGCGATCGTGAAAAAGCCGCTTTTGAATTTCTTAAAAAGAACAAAAAAGTCGACTCTAAAAAAGTCGTTATTGCGGGCTACTGCTTAGGCGGAACCGGGGCTTTAGAGGCGGCTCGTGGCGGTATTCCGGTGGTTGGTGCGGTCAGCTTTCATGGGGGACTTTCGGCCGACAAACCTGAAAAAACGAAGAATCTGAAGGCCAAGTTATTGGTATTGCATGGAGCCGTCGATCCGAACGTTCCTCCTAAGGAGGTCGAAGGATTCATGAAGGAAATGAACGATGCGAAGGCTGATTACCAGTTTATTGCGTATTCAGGGGCTGTTCATGCCTTTACCCAAAAAGAATCCGGCAATGATCCTTCCAAGGGGGCTGCCTATAACGAGGCGGCAGATCGCCGTTCTTGGGTGGCTTTCATGGACTTCTTAGACGAAGTCATCCCCGTTGCAAAATAG
- a CDS encoding S41 family peptidase, with protein MISLSMSQKIKLAIVAGALATSSLAYAQQKDGLECRYLTVIEQGFLANHVKYSVRDSELQTRVVEQYLKRLDPSKIYLTQPDIDQIKKITNNVFDKTKNKDCAFLDQTQKIVLERVKDRLAFAKLYLGKDFKFDPATEFTFDPEKKAWPKDTAEANDYLKKYIQFQIGNYMATDMKMEEAKKNVIKNYERAVKRTQDTTEDDLYSGYLDSFARALDPHSSFFSRDVLEDFEIQMRLSLEGIGATLSSQDGFTVVEQLVPGGAAAKSGLIEPQDKIVAVGQEKGPMENVIDQDLKDVVKKIRGAKGTKVRLTILRKTGDGKKRMDVTLVREKVSLEDDAASITFTEKEVGGVKKKLGIINFPSFYADSRRGGRSSAADLKKIIKEANEKKADGLVLDLSTNGGGSLEDAVKIAGLFFQTGNVVKQSSKNEGRAEAALRDTDPTVDWAGPLVVLTSRISASASEIVSGTLQDYKRAVIVGGDHTYGKGSVQSVLPIPNDLGAIKVTVGMFFIPGGKSTQHRGVDADIVLPGPFSTDDVGEKYMDYSLPPKTIDAFLSPEAYVKEGPSAWKEVKTEWVKSMKDRSTERVAKNEEFKKIVDELNKAKARGKVIRVSEVLKDKNEKEKKDKAKKTASKAKKNEEYLKRPDIQEAESVLLDLILLQEGKALLPLKQASAK; from the coding sequence ATGATTTCATTGTCTATGTCACAGAAAATTAAGCTAGCCATCGTGGCTGGTGCTCTTGCAACTTCATCACTGGCTTATGCTCAGCAAAAAGACGGCTTAGAATGTCGTTATCTGACAGTGATTGAACAAGGCTTTTTGGCCAATCACGTGAAATATTCTGTACGTGATTCTGAATTGCAAACTCGCGTGGTAGAGCAATATCTGAAGCGCTTGGATCCCTCAAAAATTTATCTGACTCAACCGGATATCGATCAGATTAAAAAAATAACCAATAATGTTTTTGATAAGACCAAAAACAAAGATTGTGCTTTCCTGGATCAAACTCAAAAAATCGTCCTTGAAAGAGTCAAAGATCGTTTGGCATTTGCTAAGCTTTACTTAGGCAAAGATTTCAAGTTTGATCCGGCGACAGAATTTACTTTCGATCCAGAAAAAAAGGCATGGCCCAAAGACACGGCTGAGGCCAATGATTATTTGAAAAAATACATCCAATTCCAAATCGGCAACTATATGGCGACCGATATGAAAATGGAAGAAGCTAAAAAGAACGTCATCAAAAATTACGAGCGTGCGGTGAAACGGACTCAAGATACGACCGAAGACGATTTGTACTCGGGCTATCTTGATTCTTTTGCGCGCGCTTTAGATCCACATTCAAGCTTCTTTTCTCGTGATGTTTTAGAAGACTTTGAAATCCAAATGCGTTTGTCACTTGAAGGTATTGGCGCGACACTTTCCTCCCAAGACGGTTTCACCGTGGTGGAACAGCTTGTGCCAGGTGGGGCGGCCGCAAAATCGGGTTTGATTGAGCCTCAAGATAAAATCGTGGCGGTCGGGCAGGAAAAAGGTCCGATGGAAAACGTGATCGATCAAGATTTGAAAGACGTTGTTAAAAAAATCCGTGGCGCTAAAGGAACGAAAGTTCGTTTGACGATCTTGCGTAAAACCGGTGACGGTAAAAAACGCATGGATGTCACTTTAGTACGTGAAAAAGTAAGCCTTGAAGACGATGCGGCCTCAATCACTTTCACGGAAAAAGAAGTCGGTGGCGTAAAAAAGAAATTGGGCATTATCAATTTCCCGTCGTTCTATGCGGATTCTCGTCGTGGCGGTCGTTCGTCAGCGGCAGATTTGAAAAAAATCATCAAAGAAGCTAACGAGAAAAAAGCGGACGGTTTGGTGCTAGATCTTTCTACCAACGGTGGAGGATCGCTTGAAGACGCGGTGAAAATCGCGGGGTTATTCTTCCAAACTGGAAACGTAGTGAAACAATCTTCTAAAAATGAAGGTCGTGCGGAAGCCGCCCTTCGCGACACCGATCCCACTGTTGACTGGGCGGGACCGCTGGTTGTTTTAACCAGCCGGATTTCGGCTTCGGCATCTGAGATCGTATCGGGAACTTTGCAGGATTATAAACGCGCGGTGATCGTCGGTGGTGACCACACTTATGGTAAAGGTTCCGTGCAATCGGTATTGCCAATTCCAAATGACCTTGGCGCGATTAAAGTGACCGTGGGCATGTTCTTTATCCCGGGTGGTAAATCGACTCAGCACCGTGGTGTTGATGCCGACATTGTGTTGCCAGGTCCTTTTAGTACGGACGACGTGGGTGAAAAGTACATGGACTATTCATTGCCACCAAAAACCATCGACGCGTTCTTGTCGCCAGAGGCCTACGTGAAAGAAGGTCCTTCAGCGTGGAAAGAAGTGAAAACAGAGTGGGTCAAATCAATGAAAGATCGCTCTACGGAACGTGTTGCTAAAAATGAAGAATTTAAAAAAATCGTCGATGAATTAAATAAGGCCAAAGCCCGCGGTAAAGTGATCCGCGTGAGCGAAGTGCTTAAAGATAAAAACGAAAAAGAAAAGAAAGATAAAGCGAAAAAGACGGCAAGTAAGGCCAAGAAAAACGAAGAATACTTAAAGCGCCCTGATATTCAGGAAGCGGAAAGTGTCCTTCTGGATCTGATTCTGTTGCAAGAAGGCAAAGCCCTTCTGCCACTGAAACAAGCCAGCGCTAAATAG
- the cutA gene encoding divalent-cation tolerance protein CutA produces the protein MLLFYVPCPDKETAESISRTLLKEKRIGCANILTRMESHYWWDGNLDHSNEYVLILKTLNKPGVQESLTKRIEELHPYTIPCVMILPVLAINESYKKWLEDSMK, from the coding sequence GTGCTGCTTTTTTATGTTCCTTGCCCAGATAAAGAAACCGCCGAATCCATTTCTAGAACTTTATTAAAGGAAAAACGTATTGGCTGTGCCAATATCCTTACGCGCATGGAGTCCCATTATTGGTGGGATGGAAATTTAGATCACAGCAATGAATATGTGCTGATTTTAAAGACTTTAAATAAGCCCGGCGTGCAAGAAAGCCTTACTAAACGCATCGAAGAACTTCATCCCTACACTATTCCTTGCGTCATGATTTTGCCTGTTCTGGCAATAAATGAATCCTATAAAAAGTGGCTTGAAGATTCGATGAAATAG
- a CDS encoding response regulator: protein MREKKTIRLLHIDDSATLRKTIERGLEPYKSEYALTQANSAEEALQLLASGSKFDVVLTDWMMTGKSGFDLLCILKSHPAYHDIPVFFLTTESDGPNFTMAMAFGSAGLLKKPITVPEIYAFLQKKMHVIEESFVISKNDIFVTKTQALLQDFKRLLPSRSTTDLENCLKGTQILKAMSSSSRWPVLGYYATKMEAAIQETLKMGHYQNPPLNTMLSEFVNFMEKAAADIQAGTGHAIFGADLERQFKTYHENLKAGWFNAAIPTPSQDGLWLSWDAVNQLQKHLDNEGKALLQSHIASKKSAA from the coding sequence TTGAGAGAGAAAAAAACTATCCGCCTTTTACATATCGATGATTCAGCGACTCTGCGTAAGACCATTGAACGTGGGTTAGAACCGTACAAGAGCGAATACGCCCTGACTCAAGCAAATTCCGCGGAAGAGGCTTTGCAATTATTAGCTTCCGGGAGCAAGTTCGATGTCGTTTTAACTGATTGGATGATGACCGGCAAAAGTGGATTTGATCTTTTATGCATTTTAAAATCACACCCTGCGTACCATGACATTCCTGTATTCTTTCTTACGACAGAATCTGATGGACCCAACTTCACAATGGCAATGGCGTTTGGCTCTGCGGGATTGTTAAAAAAGCCTATCACTGTTCCGGAAATTTACGCTTTCTTGCAAAAGAAAATGCACGTCATTGAGGAATCATTTGTTATTTCAAAAAACGATATTTTCGTCACCAAAACGCAGGCATTGTTGCAAGACTTCAAACGCTTATTGCCTTCGCGAAGTACGACGGATTTGGAAAACTGTTTGAAGGGCACGCAAATCCTTAAGGCGATGTCGAGTTCTTCTCGTTGGCCCGTGCTTGGCTATTACGCGACGAAAATGGAAGCGGCCATTCAAGAAACTTTAAAGATGGGGCATTATCAAAATCCGCCCTTAAATACGATGTTGTCAGAATTCGTGAACTTCATGGAAAAAGCAGCGGCGGATATTCAAGCCGGGACTGGCCATGCGATTTTTGGAGCTGACCTTGAAAGACAATTTAAAACCTATCATGAGAACTTAAAAGCGGGTTGGTTCAACGCGGCCATCCCGACCCCGTCGCAAGATGGACTCTGGCTTTCTTGGGACGCGGTCAATCAGCTTCAAAAGCATTTGGACAATGAAGGCAAAGCCCTCCTGCAAAGCCATATAGCGTCTAAGAAGTCGGCCGCTTAA
- a CDS encoding class I SAM-dependent methyltransferase, with the protein MAKKEKSHRKKVRRRVNRKNSKVQFDKYELYRKAVQSAETDVQFIRDTYVELKGKQPRVFREDFCGTFALSNEWIKLNPRHEAIGIDLDPEPMAYGRQHYLTQLKPEQQRRMKLIEGNVLDPNLPKADIVAAMNFSYFCFKQRDLLKKYFANVYKTLGKDGIFLVDLFGGSQCYDAIEDTIKHEGFTYYWDQTNFDPVTNEALFHIHFRVKGQKIERVFTYDWRLWSIPELRDIMAEVGFRKSHVYWEGTAADGSGDGNFTRVDHGEACQSWIAYIVAEK; encoded by the coding sequence ATGGCAAAAAAAGAGAAATCTCACCGTAAAAAAGTTCGTCGTCGGGTAAATCGTAAAAACAGCAAAGTGCAATTCGATAAATACGAATTGTACCGCAAGGCTGTGCAATCGGCAGAAACCGACGTGCAGTTTATTCGCGACACTTACGTGGAACTTAAGGGCAAGCAACCGCGAGTGTTTCGTGAAGACTTTTGCGGAACGTTTGCTTTATCTAACGAATGGATTAAACTTAATCCGCGCCATGAGGCTATCGGTATCGATCTTGATCCAGAACCGATGGCGTATGGTCGTCAGCACTATCTGACTCAATTAAAACCTGAACAGCAACGTCGCATGAAGCTGATTGAAGGCAATGTTCTTGATCCGAACTTACCTAAGGCTGACATCGTCGCGGCAATGAACTTTTCGTATTTCTGTTTTAAGCAAAGAGATCTATTAAAAAAATATTTTGCCAATGTTTATAAAACTTTGGGTAAAGATGGGATCTTCCTGGTCGACCTTTTTGGTGGCAGTCAGTGTTATGACGCCATCGAGGACACGATCAAGCACGAAGGTTTTACTTACTATTGGGATCAAACCAACTTTGACCCAGTGACCAACGAAGCTTTGTTCCATATTCACTTCCGAGTGAAAGGACAAAAGATCGAACGCGTTTTCACCTATGACTGGCGTCTTTGGTCGATTCCGGAACTTCGCGATATTATGGCCGAAGTCGGATTCCGTAAAAGCCATGTTTATTGGGAAGGAACCGCAGCCGATGGTTCGGGCGATGGAAACTTTACACGTGTCGATCATGGTGAAGCCTGCCAAAGCTGGATTGCTTACATCGTTGCTGAAAAATAG
- a CDS encoding alpha-ketoacid dehydrogenase subunit beta, with protein sequence MASTAQAIRMALHYGEKHLGLKDVFGQDVGAPLGGVFTATQGLKTAWNSPLDERGIIGMAMGIAMAGDRCVAEIQFADYIFNTIDLLKIAGNTLWCTNGQMQLPMVVMTPVGAGIFGSVYHSHSFDAWASRLPGWKIVMPSNPLDAYGLMLAAIQDPNPVLYLKSKALMRHKGDELIPGEPADEKELKAMIDKPVQNPDGWKPRWPDLQEYIVPIGKGKITRSGEHITVVTYSRMVHLCDEAADKLREEGISVEVIDLRSIYPYDWQMIKSSIEKTGRVLFVNEDTEVTNFGEHLAYRATQECFYQLMARPRVVAGKNLPGIGLHPNLEKNSVPQLHDIEIAIREVVAEVP encoded by the coding sequence ATGGCAAGTACAGCTCAAGCCATTCGCATGGCTCTTCATTATGGTGAAAAGCACTTAGGTCTTAAAGACGTTTTTGGACAAGACGTGGGCGCACCATTGGGTGGTGTTTTCACGGCGACTCAAGGTCTTAAAACGGCTTGGAACTCTCCGCTGGATGAACGTGGGATTATCGGCATGGCGATGGGAATTGCCATGGCTGGGGACCGCTGTGTGGCAGAGATTCAGTTTGCGGATTATATTTTTAATACGATCGATCTTTTAAAAATTGCCGGCAACACTTTGTGGTGCACAAACGGGCAAATGCAATTGCCGATGGTCGTGATGACCCCGGTGGGTGCGGGAATCTTTGGTTCCGTTTACCATTCGCATTCTTTTGATGCTTGGGCTTCTCGTTTGCCGGGTTGGAAGATCGTGATGCCTTCAAATCCGCTGGATGCTTACGGCTTAATGCTGGCGGCAATCCAAGATCCAAATCCCGTTTTGTATCTTAAATCCAAAGCTTTGATGCGCCATAAAGGGGATGAATTAATCCCGGGCGAACCGGCTGATGAAAAAGAGCTTAAGGCGATGATTGATAAACCCGTGCAAAATCCAGACGGCTGGAAACCACGTTGGCCCGATCTGCAAGAATACATCGTGCCGATTGGTAAAGGTAAAATCACTCGGAGCGGTGAACACATCACGGTTGTCACGTACAGCCGCATGGTTCATTTGTGTGATGAAGCGGCAGATAAGTTACGTGAAGAGGGCATTTCTGTTGAAGTGATCGATTTACGTTCGATTTACCCGTATGACTGGCAGATGATTAAATCATCAATTGAAAAAACCGGTCGCGTGCTTTTCGTGAATGAAGATACGGAAGTCACAAATTTTGGTGAGCATTTGGCTTACCGTGCAACTCAAGAATGTTTTTACCAGTTGATGGCGCGTCCGCGTGTGGTGGCTGGTAAGAATCTTCCGGGTATTGGTTTGCATCCGAACCTAGAGAAGAATTCCGTTCCTCAGCTGCATGATATCGAAATAGCAATTCGCGAAGTCGTGGCGGAAGTTCCTTAA
- the pyrE gene encoding orotate phosphoribosyltransferase: MTKQELAKKIYDIAHLTGEFKLRSGQVSNEYFDKYRFEAQPLLLREIAKQMAPLIPPGTEVLAGLEMGGIPIATALSLETGLPCVFVRKEAKEYGTCKFAEGLEIKGKNVCVIEDVVTTGGQVVLSTKDIRSLGAKVSHVLCVIHRGPVFPEPKLTEIDLTLTPLFMKADFN; this comes from the coding sequence ATGACTAAGCAAGAACTCGCAAAAAAAATCTATGACATCGCTCATTTAACCGGAGAATTCAAACTTCGTTCGGGCCAAGTTTCTAACGAATATTTTGATAAGTACCGTTTCGAAGCACAGCCATTGTTATTGCGTGAAATCGCAAAACAAATGGCGCCGCTGATTCCTCCGGGAACCGAGGTCTTAGCGGGATTAGAAATGGGTGGCATCCCCATCGCCACCGCCTTATCACTTGAAACCGGATTGCCTTGTGTGTTTGTACGAAAAGAGGCTAAGGAGTACGGCACTTGCAAATTTGCCGAGGGCTTAGAGATCAAAGGCAAGAACGTCTGCGTGATCGAAGATGTCGTCACAACGGGCGGACAGGTCGTTTTATCCACAAAGGACATTCGCTCTTTAGGAGCCAAAGTCAGCCACGTGCTTTGCGTGATTCATCGAGGACCTGTATTTCCGGAACCAAAATTAACCGAGATCGACCTGACATTGACGCCTCTTTTTATGAAGGCTGATTTTAACTAG
- a CDS encoding thiamine pyrophosphate-dependent dehydrogenase E1 component subunit alpha yields the protein MSKKTSVKAGSKPAPKKGAASKTSAGAAKKTSAKASSKDSFGGLSEDLLLRMHDLMVKSRVLEERLIKIYKAGEAYFWIGGPGEEAFGVPLGMLTKKGQGLDYDWLHLHYRCTPTLIAMGMTMIDSVRLIMNRSTDPSTGGRNFANHYCFPQWNVAPVTSPIEVQYPIAVGTAHAQKRHGKKSISIVTGGDAGTAEGDFASALILASRKGQELPVLLTVQNNKMGISTPFEGQHGETHIADRAKAFNIRSRIINGNDPVETYIAVKEEMDYIRKTGKPSFIEAYTTRLYGHSSADGANKKTHMADPVMVFEERLLKAGIISEKAVKKIWEIYETEGVAAQEQARQEPVPTSDSVWDHVYVNNENADWRKF from the coding sequence ATGTCTAAAAAGACCTCGGTTAAAGCGGGATCAAAGCCAGCGCCTAAAAAAGGTGCGGCTTCGAAAACTTCTGCCGGTGCCGCTAAAAAAACCTCTGCTAAGGCTTCCTCCAAAGATTCTTTTGGCGGACTTTCTGAAGATCTTTTATTGCGCATGCATGACTTGATGGTGAAATCGCGCGTTCTTGAAGAGCGTTTGATTAAAATCTATAAAGCAGGAGAAGCTTATTTCTGGATCGGTGGACCCGGTGAAGAAGCTTTCGGCGTCCCGTTGGGCATGCTTACTAAAAAGGGCCAAGGCTTGGATTACGATTGGTTGCATTTGCACTATCGTTGTACGCCGACTTTGATTGCCATGGGTATGACCATGATTGACTCTGTTCGTTTGATCATGAATCGTTCGACCGACCCTTCCACGGGCGGGCGTAACTTTGCCAATCACTATTGTTTCCCTCAGTGGAATGTCGCGCCAGTGACTTCGCCCATCGAGGTTCAGTATCCAATTGCGGTGGGAACCGCCCACGCACAAAAACGTCACGGTAAAAAATCGATTTCAATTGTGACAGGTGGTGACGCCGGAACTGCCGAAGGAGATTTTGCCTCTGCTTTGATTTTAGCGTCTCGTAAAGGCCAAGAGCTGCCTGTGTTATTGACCGTGCAAAATAACAAAATGGGTATTTCCACTCCGTTTGAAGGTCAGCATGGGGAAACGCATATCGCCGATCGCGCGAAGGCGTTCAACATCCGTTCGCGTATCATTAATGGTAATGACCCGGTTGAGACTTATATCGCCGTGAAAGAAGAAATGGATTACATCCGTAAAACCGGCAAGCCTTCTTTCATTGAGGCATACACGACACGTTTGTACGGCCATTCTTCAGCCGACGGGGCTAATAAGAAAACTCACATGGCGGATCCAGTGATGGTCTTTGAAGAACGTCTTTTGAAAGCCGGTATTATTTCTGAAAAAGCCGTGAAAAAAATCTGGGAAATTTATGAAACAGAAGGTGTGGCCGCACAAGAACAAGCTCGTCAAGAGCCAGTGCCGACGTCGGATTCTGTTTGGGATCATGTTTACGTGAACAATGAAAATGCGGATTGGAGAAAATTCTAA
- a CDS encoding CNNM domain-containing protein, with protein MTIISILFFLTIGISFLCSLLEAVLLSSTSAYIGVLVKENKRSGKLLEHLKENLDRPISAILTLNTFSHTLGSAAIAYQVQVQYGEESVTLVSFVLTFLILILSEIIPKSIGAAHWKALVPFSAYAIQFMILLLYPLVIMSEWIGRFFAKTGDDPEVTREEILMTAEIGMEEGTLKGKESNIIKNLLMLDKIYVSDIMTPRSVFFALEKDETVEEVFAKHRPLRFSRIPIYAGSLDNIVGMTYRYKIHEALSNDQHDKLVGDLVTPISSIPERMTVSQVLDFFIKEKEHVALAVDEYGIVAGLVSLEDAVETLLGVEIVDELDNVEDMRKFALEQWQLRKQKLRRS; from the coding sequence ATGACCATCATTAGCATTTTATTCTTCCTCACCATCGGTATCTCATTTCTTTGCTCGTTGCTTGAGGCCGTCCTTTTAAGTTCGACTTCGGCTTACATCGGCGTCTTGGTGAAAGAGAACAAACGCAGCGGTAAATTGCTTGAGCACTTAAAAGAAAATCTCGATCGTCCTATTTCGGCGATCCTCACGTTGAACACCTTTTCACACACCTTAGGTTCCGCGGCGATTGCTTACCAAGTCCAAGTCCAGTACGGCGAAGAGTCTGTCACCCTAGTGTCTTTTGTCCTTACGTTTTTGATTCTAATTCTTTCAGAGATCATTCCTAAATCCATCGGTGCCGCTCACTGGAAAGCCTTAGTTCCGTTTTCGGCCTACGCGATTCAATTTATGATTCTTTTGCTTTATCCACTGGTGATTATGTCTGAATGGATCGGACGTTTTTTTGCCAAAACCGGTGACGATCCTGAAGTAACCCGCGAAGAAATCCTGATGACCGCCGAAATCGGCATGGAAGAAGGAACCTTAAAAGGCAAAGAGTCGAACATCATTAAAAACCTTTTGATGTTAGATAAGATTTACGTCTCGGACATAATGACCCCGCGTTCGGTGTTTTTCGCTTTAGAAAAAGACGAAACCGTTGAAGAGGTTTTTGCCAAACATCGTCCTTTGCGTTTCTCGCGTATTCCGATTTATGCGGGAAGCTTGGACAATATCGTGGGTATGACCTATCGCTATAAGATTCACGAAGCTCTTTCCAACGATCAACACGATAAACTGGTGGGCGACTTGGTGACCCCGATTTCAAGCATTCCAGAGCGTATGACCGTGTCGCAAGTCCTTGATTTCTTCATCAAAGAAAAAGAGCACGTCGCCTTGGCCGTCGATGAATACGGTATCGTCGCGGGACTTGTAAGCTTAGAAGATGCCGTGGAGACGCTTCTAGGTGTTGAGATCGTCGATGAACTTGATAACGTCGAAGACATGCGTAAGTTTGCCTTAGAACAATGGCAGCTGCGCAAACAAAAGCTGCGCCGGAGCTAA